Proteins from a single region of Takifugu rubripes chromosome 4, fTakRub1.2, whole genome shotgun sequence:
- the LOC101061777 gene encoding transmembrane protein 229B-like isoform X2 — protein MCCLGMETGKLKARRIQGSCLGDEAPPETCADVSSRPLPAPFRLYVYALHGCLCEVVFTAVWDWCITQDRRLTGHSSLWALPMYATAMYVMESLRARLLAHGWPLPLRLMAYALFIYLWEFLWGLGLMFLGACPWDYSGFRYNLCGLVTLEYLLPWSVGAFIVEQHVIRNTLRIRLHP, from the exons ATGTGCTGCTTAGGGATGGAGACGGGAAAACTAAAGGCGAGGAGGATTCAAG GATCCTGTCTTGGAGACGAAGCTCCTCCGGAGACGTGTGCTGATGTCTCCTCTCGCCCTCTGCCTGCTCCGTTTCGCCTCTATGTGTACGCCCTTCATGGCTGCCTCTGTGAAGTGGTCTTCACCGCGGTGTGGGACTGGTGCATCACACAGGACAGAAGGTTGACGGGTCACAGCAGCCTGTGGGCACTGCCCATGTATGCCACTGCGATGTATGTGATGGAGAGCCTGAGGGCCCGGCTCCTGGCCCACGGCTGGCCCCTGCCGCTCCGTCTCATGGCCTACGCTCTCTTTATCTACCTGTGGGAGTTCCTCTGGGGCTTGGGGCTGATGTTCCTGGGGGCCTGTCCCTGGGACTACTCAGGTTTTAGGTACAACTTGTGTGGACTGGTCACCCTGGAGTACCTGTTGCCCTGGAGTGTGGGGGCATTTATTGTAGAGCAGCACGTAATCCGAAACACTCTGAGGATCAGACTGCACCCTTAA
- the LOC101061777 gene encoding transmembrane protein 229B-like isoform X1 — MCCLGMETGKLKARRIQAGSCLGDEAPPETCADVSSRPLPAPFRLYVYALHGCLCEVVFTAVWDWCITQDRRLTGHSSLWALPMYATAMYVMESLRARLLAHGWPLPLRLMAYALFIYLWEFLWGLGLMFLGACPWDYSGFRYNLCGLVTLEYLLPWSVGAFIVEQHVIRNTLRIRLHP; from the exons ATGTGCTGCTTAGGGATGGAGACGGGAAAACTAAAGGCGAGGAGGATTCAAG CAGGATCCTGTCTTGGAGACGAAGCTCCTCCGGAGACGTGTGCTGATGTCTCCTCTCGCCCTCTGCCTGCTCCGTTTCGCCTCTATGTGTACGCCCTTCATGGCTGCCTCTGTGAAGTGGTCTTCACCGCGGTGTGGGACTGGTGCATCACACAGGACAGAAGGTTGACGGGTCACAGCAGCCTGTGGGCACTGCCCATGTATGCCACTGCGATGTATGTGATGGAGAGCCTGAGGGCCCGGCTCCTGGCCCACGGCTGGCCCCTGCCGCTCCGTCTCATGGCCTACGCTCTCTTTATCTACCTGTGGGAGTTCCTCTGGGGCTTGGGGCTGATGTTCCTGGGGGCCTGTCCCTGGGACTACTCAGGTTTTAGGTACAACTTGTGTGGACTGGTCACCCTGGAGTACCTGTTGCCCTGGAGTGTGGGGGCATTTATTGTAGAGCAGCACGTAATCCGAAACACTCTGAGGATCAGACTGCACCCTTAA